The following proteins come from a genomic window of Paenibacillus sp. CAA11:
- a CDS encoding carbohydrate ABC transporter permease: MDALKKYRAATGITELVMIAIGLLFLIPFYFLTVNSVKSFGDLMSNAASLPQAWEWENYRKAWEITDFPAAFLNSLTITVVSNLALAFFSATAAYWMVRHNTRLNRLLFFLFVAAMVIPFQSIMIPLVKVGGYLGLMDSLYGLIICYLGFGVPLSIFLFHGFVKSIPLEIEEAARVDGSGTLGLFYRIVFPLMKPMFVTVIILNTLWIWNDYLLPSLVLQSPGDRTIPIATYAFFGQYTKQWDLALPALVLGILPVIVFFLTMQRYVIEGITQGAVKG, from the coding sequence ATGGATGCTCTGAAAAAATATCGGGCGGCCACAGGGATTACTGAACTCGTTATGATTGCCATCGGCCTGTTATTCCTCATTCCGTTCTATTTCCTAACGGTCAATTCCGTGAAGAGCTTCGGGGATTTGATGTCTAATGCAGCCAGCCTGCCGCAAGCTTGGGAATGGGAGAACTACCGAAAGGCTTGGGAGATTACAGACTTTCCTGCAGCCTTCTTGAATTCGCTGACGATCACCGTGGTCAGCAATCTGGCTCTGGCCTTCTTCAGTGCCACGGCAGCCTACTGGATGGTGCGCCACAATACCCGGTTAAATCGTCTGCTGTTCTTCCTGTTCGTTGCTGCCATGGTCATTCCGTTCCAATCCATTATGATTCCGCTGGTAAAGGTGGGTGGCTACCTGGGTCTTATGGACAGCCTTTATGGGCTGATCATCTGCTATTTGGGCTTTGGCGTTCCACTGTCCATATTTCTCTTCCACGGATTTGTCAAATCGATTCCGCTGGAGATTGAGGAGGCTGCTCGTGTGGATGGTTCGGGCACTTTAGGCTTATTCTACCGCATCGTGTTCCCGCTGATGAAGCCGATGTTTGTTACGGTGATCATTCTGAATACGCTGTGGATCTGGAATGACTATTTGCTGCCATCCTTGGTTCTTCAGTCTCCGGGTGACCGGACAATTCCGATTGCCACTTATGCGTTCTTCGGCCAGTATACGAAGCAGTGGGATTTGGCTTTGCCTGCCCTGGTGCTTGGCATATTGCCGGTGATTGTCTTCTTCCTCACGATGCAGAGATATGTCATTGAAGGGATTACCCAAGGGGCAGTCAAGGGGTGA
- a CDS encoding RidA family protein produces the protein MARKAISTTQAPGAIGPYSQGVEIGNLVYTSGQLGLDPATGELAEGVAAQAAQSLRNVQAILEAAGTSLDKVIKTTVFLKDMGDFTKVNEVYSTFFNEPYPARSAVEVARLPKDGLVEIEVIALKQS, from the coding sequence ATGGCACGAAAAGCAATTTCAACAACTCAGGCTCCTGGAGCTATCGGCCCATATTCACAAGGCGTGGAAATCGGAAACCTGGTATATACCTCCGGTCAGCTGGGGCTTGATCCGGCAACGGGAGAACTGGCGGAGGGAGTGGCTGCTCAGGCTGCCCAGTCGCTGCGAAACGTGCAGGCGATTCTGGAAGCTGCAGGTACGAGCCTGGATAAAGTCATTAAGACGACAGTATTCTTAAAAGACATGGGCGACTTCACTAAGGTGAATGAAGTGTACAGCACTTTCTTCAATGAGCCCTACCCTGCGCGAAGTGCTGTAGAGGTGGCTCGTCTACCGAAGGACGGTTTGGTAGAAATCGAAGTTATCGCTCTTAAGCAGTCTTAA
- a CDS encoding ATP-binding protein translates to MESFGDAFLLNLGMLVTTAYLANLIYKYAFAFASRRIKYVSAIVLVIFAGWVSMYFGLRLSEEVIFDLRVVPLIIAALSSIGPSSLLLIGVGIGACRFTFGYSEAALAGFLNLAIVGVVAALLQGWLSRSGVRYGVKAAVILLTLNIVNSLNIGWLGVIPFKEYAVEIMPITLPLGTLLSIGFALIFRDFQMERRRIVDLKEANQLLKRQTEDLHKTKIILEERAKQLMLASQYKSEFLANMSHELRTPLNSIINLAQLIAESGKDHPDDENVMYGEIIHKSGEDLLQLINDILDLSKVEAGRLEIVEEEVSVLEIPEMLRLQFEHTALRKGLEFEIEQEETLPVTIHSDPQRIQQILRNLLANAFKFTEEGKVKLEIRESGPEDQLKGKWIIFAVSDTGIGIPKDKHQTIFEAFQQADSSISRKYGGTGLGLSISRDLARLLGGFIRLQSKEGAGSTFSLYLPLR, encoded by the coding sequence ATGGAGAGCTTCGGGGATGCATTTTTGCTTAATCTCGGTATGTTGGTCACAACGGCTTATTTAGCCAATTTAATTTATAAGTATGCCTTTGCTTTTGCATCGCGCAGAATAAAATATGTGTCGGCGATTGTTCTGGTTATCTTCGCCGGTTGGGTCAGCATGTACTTTGGTCTCCGTCTAAGCGAAGAGGTTATTTTTGACCTCCGCGTGGTCCCATTGATTATTGCTGCGCTCAGTTCTATAGGGCCGTCAAGCCTGCTGCTGATCGGGGTTGGCATCGGGGCATGCCGCTTCACCTTCGGGTATAGTGAGGCCGCACTTGCCGGGTTCTTGAACCTTGCAATTGTAGGGGTTGTCGCCGCGCTGCTGCAAGGATGGCTCAGCCGCTCCGGAGTTCGCTATGGCGTGAAGGCCGCAGTTATATTGTTGACACTTAATATAGTGAACTCGCTGAACATCGGCTGGCTGGGAGTCATCCCATTTAAGGAATACGCGGTAGAGATTATGCCGATAACCCTCCCGCTCGGGACGCTGCTAAGCATCGGGTTTGCACTGATATTTAGGGATTTTCAGATGGAGCGCAGGCGAATCGTGGATCTGAAGGAAGCGAACCAGCTGCTTAAGCGTCAGACGGAAGACCTTCATAAGACCAAGATTATTTTAGAAGAGAGGGCGAAGCAGCTGATGCTGGCTTCCCAGTATAAATCGGAGTTTTTGGCGAATATGTCTCATGAGCTTAGAACCCCGCTGAACAGCATCATCAATCTGGCACAGCTTATCGCTGAGAGCGGGAAGGATCATCCGGATGATGAGAATGTAATGTACGGCGAGATCATTCATAAATCGGGCGAGGATCTGCTCCAGCTAATCAATGATATTCTTGATCTGTCTAAGGTGGAGGCGGGACGGCTTGAAATCGTCGAGGAAGAAGTGAGTGTTCTCGAAATTCCGGAGATGCTTCGTCTGCAATTTGAGCACACTGCACTGCGTAAAGGATTGGAATTCGAGATTGAGCAAGAAGAGACGCTGCCGGTTACGATTCATTCAGACCCTCAGCGCATCCAGCAAATCTTGCGAAATCTGCTTGCCAATGCGTTCAAATTTACCGAAGAGGGTAAGGTGAAGCTGGAAATCCGGGAGTCAGGCCCTGAAGACCAGCTGAAGGGGAAATGGATTATATTTGCGGTGTCGGATACAGGAATCGGTATTCCCAAGGATAAGCATCAGACGATCTTCGAGGCGTTTCAGCAGGCGGACAGCTCGATCAGCCGGAAATATGGCGGGACAGGCTTAGGCTTGTCCATTAGCAGGGATCTTGCACGGCTTCTCGGCGGATTTATCCGTTTGCAGAGCAAGGAAGGCGCCGGCAGCACGTTCTCGCTTTATCTGCCGCTCAGGTGA
- a CDS encoding CsbD family protein, whose protein sequence is MDSNVFKGKWNQLKGEAKKQWGKLTDDDLDVIGGEKDKLIGKLQERYGHSKDDAEREYHNWTRDRS, encoded by the coding sequence ATGGATAGCAATGTTTTTAAAGGGAAGTGGAATCAACTGAAGGGTGAGGCCAAGAAGCAGTGGGGGAAATTGACGGATGATGACCTGGATGTCATCGGAGGCGAGAAGGACAAGCTGATCGGCAAGCTTCAGGAACGTTACGGACATTCGAAGGACGACGCCGAACGTGAATACCACAACTGGACCCGGGACCGCAGTTAA
- a CDS encoding response regulator: MKALIVDDEKHVREAIRLLAAWEQHGIHQILEASDGEEALAVIRQHNPQIVLTDMRMPRSDGKELIAWLSESAPQIKVIVISGYDDFDLVRHTLRYGGMDYILKPVEETALNEALETAVRVWREHELQQGYMIKQNVALNELRPHLVDRMLTTLTSGETGTEQVLTQLREEGLLPPVHAACSAAAASIQQLDPEILEKFGEQDELLLFALINICSEFIQQAGIIFRYLHSPGTVLIYYWGQENLAGILKRINEGIYTAFHRRVHFGLSLEHTLPSDIPLLLQEAEQALWRRNLQENGEYVHLYDNRTIATSQPPALTGWEDKLRTAAMSGNEELLRQNVSLWLEEIKQRSPITPEQLLHLSQEWNWMLHQWGADADTRDWGSTRQPPCSLPLNQAGELDFGLWLEQLVSTLKAAGQQMAKVTRTEMPTIQEIARFVEEHYHQEISLQDISSRFFLSREYISRRFKQVFGITLSDFVVQTRIQHARMLLLNPNFRIIQVAEMVGFQDEKYFSKVFKRLEGVTPNEYRKQNSIS; this comes from the coding sequence ATGAAAGCATTGATTGTGGATGATGAGAAGCATGTCAGGGAGGCGATCCGGCTGCTGGCCGCATGGGAGCAGCATGGGATTCATCAAATTCTGGAGGCCTCCGATGGCGAAGAAGCCCTGGCGGTGATCCGGCAGCACAACCCGCAAATTGTGCTCACCGATATGCGGATGCCCCGCAGCGACGGCAAGGAGCTTATCGCCTGGCTGAGCGAATCGGCCCCTCAGATCAAGGTTATTGTCATCAGCGGTTATGATGACTTTGATCTGGTTAGACATACTCTGCGGTATGGAGGGATGGATTATATCCTCAAACCCGTAGAAGAAACGGCCTTAAATGAAGCACTGGAGACAGCTGTGAGGGTATGGCGAGAGCATGAGCTTCAGCAGGGATATATGATAAAGCAGAATGTGGCCCTCAATGAACTAAGGCCCCATCTGGTGGACCGCATGCTGACCACCCTTACATCGGGGGAGACTGGCACCGAGCAGGTCCTAACCCAGCTGCGTGAGGAAGGGCTTCTGCCGCCTGTGCATGCAGCCTGCTCAGCAGCCGCCGCAAGCATCCAGCAGCTGGACCCGGAGATACTGGAAAAATTCGGTGAACAAGATGAGCTGCTTCTATTTGCGCTCATTAATATTTGCAGCGAATTCATCCAGCAGGCGGGCATCATTTTTCGTTATCTGCACAGTCCGGGGACTGTGCTGATCTACTATTGGGGGCAAGAGAATCTGGCTGGAATTCTCAAGCGAATAAATGAAGGAATCTATACTGCGTTTCACCGACGTGTGCATTTTGGACTCAGCCTAGAGCATACCCTTCCTTCGGATATCCCCCTGCTGCTTCAGGAGGCCGAGCAGGCTCTGTGGCGCAGAAATCTGCAAGAAAACGGCGAATATGTACACCTCTATGACAACCGGACTATAGCCACTTCGCAGCCTCCCGCTCTGACCGGATGGGAGGATAAGCTTCGCACTGCCGCCATGAGCGGGAACGAAGAGCTGCTTCGTCAGAATGTGTCGCTGTGGCTGGAAGAGATCAAACAGCGCAGTCCGATAACCCCCGAGCAGCTGCTCCACCTAAGTCAAGAATGGAACTGGATGCTGCACCAGTGGGGGGCGGACGCGGACACTCGGGATTGGGGCAGCACCCGACAGCCTCCTTGCTCTCTTCCGCTGAATCAAGCGGGTGAGCTGGACTTCGGGCTGTGGCTGGAACAGCTGGTGAGTACACTTAAGGCTGCCGGCCAGCAGATGGCTAAGGTAACGAGGACGGAAATGCCCACCATTCAGGAAATTGCACGCTTTGTAGAGGAACATTACCACCAGGAAATCTCCCTGCAGGATATATCCTCCCGCTTCTTCCTCAGCCGCGAGTATATTTCCCGGAGGTTCAAGCAGGTGTTCGGCATCACCCTCTCCGATTTTGTTGTACAAACCCGTATTCAGCATGCCCGCATGCTTCTGCTGAACCCGAATTTTCGCATTATTCAAGTAGCGGAGATGGTAGGATTCCAGGACGAGAAATATTTCAGCAAAGTATTTAAGAGGCTGGAAGGAGTCACACCGAATGAATATCGCAAGCAGAACTCGATATCATAA
- a CDS encoding ABC transporter substrate-binding protein yields MKNYAKLSLIVTMSLSLMLAGCGNKDNSNSKKSADTQGQGQAQETKTIKIFQFKVEIAEALNKLKGEYEASHPGVKLDIQTVGGGSDYNAALKAKFASGDEPDIFNNGGYSDLDTWQNNLEDLSGEPWVKDIVDVAKEPITKDGKLYGQPMNLEGYGFVYNKDLFAKAGVSEVPTTLTGLEEAAKKLQAAGITPFVNGYQEMWILGNHNLNVAFAHQDDPNAFIKSLNDGTGKIPGNRAFEEWVNLLDLTLKYGNKNPLTTDYNTEMTDFSNSKAAITQQGNWTQVQIDSINPNLNLGMMPMPINEDAAANDKLFVGVPNSWVINNKSKVKAEAKEFLNWMVTSDIGKKYITDEFKFIPAFKSIKVDPAILGDLGAEVMKYSQEGKALSWNFNKYPDGAFNEFANQIQAYIAGKSDKKRLLEDLQHSWDSMKSK; encoded by the coding sequence TTGAAGAACTATGCCAAGCTGTCATTGATCGTTACCATGTCACTCTCACTTATGCTGGCAGGCTGCGGAAACAAGGATAACAGTAACAGCAAGAAGTCGGCTGATACGCAGGGACAAGGCCAGGCCCAGGAGACGAAGACCATCAAAATTTTTCAGTTCAAGGTAGAAATTGCTGAAGCTCTGAACAAGCTAAAGGGCGAATATGAGGCAAGCCATCCCGGGGTTAAGCTGGATATTCAGACGGTTGGTGGAGGCTCTGATTACAATGCTGCACTCAAAGCTAAATTCGCTTCAGGGGATGAACCGGATATTTTTAACAACGGAGGCTACAGCGACCTGGATACCTGGCAGAACAATTTGGAGGATCTGTCTGGCGAGCCTTGGGTGAAGGATATTGTGGATGTGGCGAAGGAACCGATCACCAAAGATGGGAAGCTGTATGGGCAGCCTATGAATCTTGAAGGTTATGGCTTTGTCTACAATAAGGACTTATTCGCGAAGGCAGGAGTCTCCGAGGTTCCTACTACGCTGACCGGTCTTGAAGAGGCGGCTAAAAAGCTTCAGGCAGCTGGAATTACTCCGTTTGTCAATGGCTATCAGGAAATGTGGATTCTGGGCAACCATAATCTGAACGTGGCTTTCGCTCATCAGGATGATCCCAATGCCTTCATCAAGAGCCTGAACGACGGCACAGGCAAAATTCCGGGCAACCGTGCCTTCGAAGAATGGGTGAACCTGCTTGATCTAACTTTGAAATACGGAAACAAGAACCCACTGACTACTGATTACAATACGGAAATGACCGATTTCTCTAATAGTAAGGCAGCCATCACCCAGCAGGGCAACTGGACCCAGGTGCAGATTGACAGCATTAATCCGAACCTCAATCTCGGAATGATGCCGATGCCGATCAATGAGGATGCGGCGGCTAATGATAAGCTGTTTGTAGGGGTTCCGAACAGCTGGGTGATCAATAATAAGTCCAAGGTTAAGGCGGAAGCGAAGGAGTTCTTGAACTGGATGGTTACCTCGGATATTGGCAAGAAATATATTACCGACGAGTTCAAATTTATCCCGGCATTCAAGAGCATCAAGGTGGACCCGGCGATCCTTGGCGATCTGGGCGCGGAAGTGATGAAATATAGTCAGGAAGGGAAGGCACTGAGCTGGAACTTTAATAAATACCCGGATGGGGCATTTAACGAATTCGCCAATCAAATTCAAGCCTATATTGCCGGGAAATCTGATAAGAAGCGATTGTTAGAAGATTTACAGCATTCCTGGGACAGTATGAAGTCGAAATAG
- a CDS encoding cache domain-containing sensor histidine kinase: protein MNLKFRSIRARLVKFMLIVTTLPLVISLLITLTHTRESVKAQSLAENKRLMIQGGTNLSNYLNRIRETSNLAYADPSFLRNLTKGPDDYRSSAEIYTTLLTIQGALPDITQLYLYSRLHKQSTLVTRSLPRREDHAKPYTEALKFANMDMAIEPPHSMHSYGLSTAAAPEAGPVLTFYRSISRIPSKEQIALLAIDLRLDSLNSICDSLYDPEKENIQLVNEQGVIIYSGNPDELGQAMKQPELLSRTGSDNEGYFDGDNAMHIYQRIELPFAKWTLVKSIPHAALYQNSTQLTSINAVIAGLALLTVVFGTLFISFRITRPIKQLARYMNEIQIGRLDIDIQVAAREDEIGVLSRRFRQMMDTINNLILQEYKLELVNKTTQLKALQAQIDPHFLYNSLQSIGTLALQHQAPRVYSLIVSLANIMRYNMRNEEALVPLQQEISYLKLYLELQQERFADRLHITWSLDEESLQALVPKMILQPLAENYFKHGIEAGIQDACLHFSSRITPMKRLIITLENNGASIPPERLEQIAASLTERADSHIRPPDPAAPIGLRNVLARLRLYSDESADLQIENISPQGVRVTLDIPERSTERDESIDCG, encoded by the coding sequence ATGAACCTGAAATTCCGCAGTATACGCGCCCGGCTTGTAAAGTTCATGCTGATAGTTACAACGCTCCCGCTGGTCATTTCACTGCTGATTACGCTGACCCATACGCGAGAATCTGTGAAAGCGCAGTCACTAGCCGAGAACAAACGCCTGATGATCCAAGGCGGGACAAATCTATCCAATTATTTAAACCGCATTCGAGAGACTTCCAATCTTGCTTATGCCGATCCGAGCTTCCTCCGCAATCTGACCAAGGGGCCGGACGACTATCGCTCTTCAGCGGAAATTTATACGACGCTGCTTACCATTCAAGGAGCGCTGCCGGATATTACGCAGCTCTATCTGTATTCCAGACTGCATAAGCAATCCACACTGGTGACCCGCAGCCTGCCCCGGCGGGAAGACCATGCCAAGCCTTACACGGAGGCGCTCAAGTTTGCCAACATGGACATGGCGATCGAACCGCCGCATTCTATGCACAGCTACGGTCTCTCGACAGCTGCAGCCCCTGAAGCGGGGCCCGTGCTGACCTTTTACCGTTCCATTAGCCGAATTCCCTCCAAGGAACAAATCGCGCTGCTCGCGATTGACCTGCGGCTGGACAGCTTGAACAGCATCTGTGACTCCTTATATGACCCAGAGAAAGAAAATATACAGCTGGTCAACGAACAGGGAGTGATTATATACAGCGGCAATCCGGATGAACTAGGCCAGGCTATGAAGCAGCCCGAACTTCTAAGTCGGACGGGAAGCGATAACGAAGGATACTTTGATGGGGATAACGCCATGCACATTTATCAGCGCATTGAGCTCCCGTTCGCAAAGTGGACCTTGGTCAAATCCATTCCGCATGCGGCGCTATACCAGAACTCCACCCAACTGACCAGCATCAACGCGGTGATCGCAGGTCTGGCGCTGCTCACGGTGGTTTTCGGTACGCTCTTCATTTCATTTCGCATTACCCGGCCCATTAAGCAGCTTGCCCGCTATATGAACGAGATTCAAATAGGACGGCTGGATATCGATATCCAGGTTGCTGCGCGGGAGGATGAAATCGGCGTACTCTCTAGACGGTTCCGGCAAATGATGGACACAATCAACAATCTGATTCTGCAAGAGTACAAATTAGAGCTCGTCAATAAGACAACTCAGCTCAAGGCGCTCCAGGCCCAGATCGATCCGCATTTCTTATATAACTCTCTGCAGTCCATCGGCACTCTGGCCCTGCAGCATCAAGCGCCGCGCGTATACTCGCTGATTGTGTCGCTGGCGAACATCATGAGATACAACATGCGCAACGAAGAAGCGCTTGTTCCCCTTCAGCAGGAGATCAGCTATCTCAAGCTATATCTTGAACTGCAACAGGAACGCTTTGCCGATCGTCTGCACATCACCTGGTCACTTGATGAAGAGAGCCTGCAGGCTCTAGTGCCCAAGATGATTCTGCAGCCCCTAGCCGAGAATTACTTCAAACATGGAATTGAAGCGGGGATTCAAGACGCTTGCCTGCACTTCTCCAGCCGAATCACCCCGATGAAGAGGCTGATTATCACCCTGGAGAACAATGGCGCGTCGATTCCCCCCGAACGGCTTGAACAAATTGCAGCCAGTCTAACGGAAAGGGCGGACAGCCATATCCGTCCGCCTGACCCTGCAGCCCCAATCGGGCTGCGCAATGTTCTTGCCCGGCTCAGGCTCTATTCTGATGAAAGCGCTGATTTACAAATTGAGAATATTTCACCGCAGGGGGTCCGGGTTACACTGGACATCCCGGAGAGGAGTACAGAGCGCGATGAAAGCATTGATTGTGGATGA
- a CDS encoding HD domain-containing phosphohydrolase, translating to MKVYKTFIIRLVFNYLIGSLVAVAGVGGLMVLTTLSLSSKELLWLLTVLVISAAVMITAETLVFIRHVKPIREVFDQERTSWDRLEIIYKHVHRLPGLAVKRIMIPHFIGMALPAIVLTLWFLKLGKFSFPAYYIFFAFLGALLIASMHAIIEFYLTCYAIRPIIGKLHEYSRRNYGRDISLEGQVIISIRRKFRWSAFLIGVFPLLLYSLVVQFKMGGWTNGDNTYWQWAGYVLIVGLLFSYMGAWMLTREVERPIQHLYEVMAKVKAGNLQTHASDLFSDEFSKLVSGFNHMLQSIKEQDARNNQLIESYFSTLAAALDARDPYTAGHSQRVAEYAIHIGMLANLPEATMEQLRKSALLHDIGKIGTRDAVLLKDGKLTEEEFGQIKQHPVQGENILRQIEPSDAIAPILPGVRSHHERYDGKGYPDALRAEDIPLFGRIIAVADAFDAMTSSRPYRQGMDTDTAIRILEEGRGTQWDPYFAGLFVEDYKRKKGGVSS from the coding sequence GTGAAGGTTTATAAGACGTTTATTATTCGCCTTGTGTTCAATTATTTGATCGGATCATTGGTGGCTGTGGCTGGTGTCGGGGGATTGATGGTGCTCACAACATTGAGCCTTTCATCGAAGGAGCTGCTGTGGCTGTTAACGGTATTAGTCATATCTGCGGCTGTCATGATTACTGCTGAAACCCTGGTGTTCATCCGCCATGTTAAGCCAATTCGCGAGGTGTTCGATCAAGAGCGAACAAGCTGGGACCGCCTGGAAATAATATATAAACATGTCCATAGGCTTCCAGGGCTTGCTGTTAAGCGGATAATGATTCCGCATTTTATTGGCATGGCGCTGCCGGCGATTGTGCTGACGTTGTGGTTCCTGAAGCTGGGGAAGTTCTCTTTTCCGGCTTACTATATCTTCTTTGCCTTTCTGGGTGCTTTGCTGATTGCATCGATGCATGCGATCATTGAATTTTATCTGACTTGCTATGCGATTCGTCCCATTATTGGCAAGCTGCACGAGTACAGTCGCAGGAATTATGGACGGGATATTTCGCTGGAGGGGCAGGTTATCATCTCGATTCGGCGAAAATTCCGCTGGAGTGCCTTTCTGATCGGGGTCTTCCCGCTTTTGCTGTATAGTCTTGTCGTTCAGTTCAAGATGGGAGGTTGGACGAACGGCGATAATACATATTGGCAGTGGGCAGGGTATGTGCTGATTGTGGGTTTGCTCTTCTCTTACATGGGAGCATGGATGCTGACCCGTGAGGTGGAGCGTCCGATTCAGCATCTGTATGAAGTGATGGCAAAAGTCAAAGCAGGCAATCTTCAGACCCATGCGAGCGACTTGTTCTCCGATGAGTTCTCCAAGCTGGTATCGGGCTTTAATCACATGCTTCAGAGCATTAAGGAGCAGGATGCCCGCAACAACCAGCTGATTGAGAGTTACTTCTCGACCTTGGCAGCCGCACTTGATGCGAGAGATCCTTATACGGCCGGGCATTCGCAGCGAGTGGCGGAATATGCCATCCATATCGGCATGCTGGCTAATCTTCCGGAAGCTACAATGGAACAGCTGCGCAAGTCAGCACTGCTTCATGACATCGGCAAGATCGGAACGCGGGATGCTGTGCTGCTGAAGGATGGCAAGCTGACCGAAGAGGAATTCGGCCAGATCAAGCAGCATCCGGTCCAGGGGGAGAACATCCTTCGGCAGATCGAACCCTCGGATGCGATCGCTCCCATTCTTCCCGGCGTTCGGTCCCACCATGAGAGATATGATGGCAAAGGGTACCCGGATGCACTCCGGGCTGAAGATATCCCGCTATTCGGCCGGATTATCGCTGTTGCGGATGCCTTCGACGCGATGACCTCAAGCAGGCCATACCGCCAGGGAATGGATACGGATACGGCGATCCGGATTCTTGAAGAAGGCAGAGGGACCCAGTGGGACCCTTATTTTGCAGGTTTGTTTGTTGAGGATTATAAACGTAAGAAAGGGGGCGTTTCTTCTTAA
- a CDS encoding carbohydrate ABC transporter permease: protein MNRRTYLKWAHQLIFVGPAALFFILIMIVPFLLGVYYSFTDWDGVSGKVDWIGLNNFRQIFMEDTQFREAFWFTARFTLIGVVLTNVLGFFLAYFLTKPLATRNILRTVFFMPNVIGGLLLGFIWQFIFIKGFGALGESTGLGFFKLAWLGTENTAFWGIVIVFVWQTAGYLMVIYISSLSNVPKDLLEAAEIDGASRGQILKSIIIPLVMPAVTVSLFLAISWSFKMYDLNLSLTKGGPYGSTESVAMNIYNEAFARNNYGLGTAKAIIFFLIVAVITSLQVKFTKSREVEA from the coding sequence ATGAACCGCAGAACTTATTTGAAATGGGCCCACCAACTGATTTTCGTAGGCCCTGCCGCACTCTTTTTTATTCTCATCATGATCGTCCCGTTCCTGCTCGGTGTCTATTATTCTTTTACCGATTGGGATGGTGTGTCGGGCAAGGTCGATTGGATCGGTCTAAATAACTTCCGGCAAATATTCATGGAGGATACCCAGTTCCGCGAGGCTTTCTGGTTTACAGCCCGCTTCACTCTAATCGGTGTAGTGCTGACCAATGTGCTCGGCTTTTTTCTGGCTTATTTCCTGACCAAGCCGCTTGCAACCCGAAATATCCTGCGGACGGTCTTCTTCATGCCGAATGTCATCGGCGGTCTGCTGCTCGGATTCATCTGGCAGTTTATCTTCATCAAGGGGTTTGGCGCACTGGGTGAGAGCACAGGGCTTGGCTTCTTCAAGCTGGCCTGGCTCGGCACGGAGAATACGGCCTTCTGGGGCATTGTCATTGTCTTTGTGTGGCAGACGGCCGGTTACCTGATGGTTATTTATATCTCCTCGCTCAGCAATGTACCGAAAGACCTGCTTGAGGCCGCTGAAATTGATGGAGCGAGCAGAGGCCAAATTCTAAAATCCATTATCATTCCCCTTGTTATGCCCGCCGTGACCGTCTCCTTGTTCCTGGCGATCTCCTGGTCCTTCAAGATGTATGACTTAAATTTGTCACTGACCAAGGGGGGGCCTTACGGCTCGACAGAATCGGTAGCCATGAATATTTATAACGAGGCATTTGCCCGCAACAATTACGGGCTGGGGACAGCCAAGGCCATCATCTTCTTCCTGATCGTTGCTGTTATTACCAGTCTGCAGGTGAAGTTCACGAAGAGCAGGGAGGTTGAAGCTTAA